In Neosynechococcus sphagnicola sy1, one DNA window encodes the following:
- a CDS encoding squalene/phytoene synthase family protein, whose amino-acid sequence MNLCGDALEILKATSRTFYIPISRLPLGLQEAVASAYLCMRAIDEIEDHPDLDNATKAKLLRMISLTLQAAVDGSTIKDFPLGWGIHQSMLPEVSVRIGEWAVLAPATIAPRIWEATAAMSDRMAYWAASDWEIHTEADFDRYTFGVAGAVGLLLSDLWGWYDGTQTNRSYAVGFGRGLQAVNILRNRREDLARGVDFFPDGWTEAQVHDYTRRNLDLADAYTRSLPLGPALDFCQIPLTLAYATLDALVQGQDKLSRSAVMALIEQVSCQ is encoded by the coding sequence ATGAATTTGTGTGGTGATGCGCTAGAGATTCTGAAAGCAACCAGTCGGACATTCTATATCCCGATTAGCCGACTACCCTTGGGGTTACAAGAAGCCGTTGCCTCGGCATATTTGTGTATGCGTGCCATTGACGAAATTGAAGATCATCCTGATCTGGATAACGCCACCAAAGCAAAACTGCTACGGATGATCAGCTTAACGCTCCAGGCCGCTGTAGATGGGTCAACGATTAAAGACTTTCCCTTGGGGTGGGGCATTCACCAAAGTATGCTGCCGGAGGTATCGGTACGGATTGGAGAATGGGCAGTCCTAGCACCAGCGACGATCGCTCCCCGCATTTGGGAGGCGACGGCAGCCATGTCAGACCGCATGGCCTATTGGGCCGCCAGTGACTGGGAAATTCATACCGAGGCAGACTTTGATCGCTACACCTTTGGGGTGGCAGGGGCAGTCGGCTTGCTGCTCTCTGATTTGTGGGGCTGGTATGACGGTACCCAGACCAATCGCAGCTATGCAGTTGGCTTCGGTCGGGGCTTGCAAGCGGTGAATATTCTTCGGAACCGTCGCGAAGATCTGGCACGGGGCGTTGACTTCTTCCCCGATGGTTGGACGGAAGCCCAGGTTCATGACTACACCCGCCGCAATTTGGATCTGGCTGATGCCTATACGCGATCGCTCCCTCTGGGGCCAGCACTGGACTTTTGCCAAATTCCCCTGACCTTGGCCTATGCCACCTTGGATGCCCTGGTTCAGGGTCAGGATAAGCTCAGTCGCAGTGCAGTAATGGCACTGATTGAACAGGTCTCTTGCCAGTAA
- the rpoD gene encoding RNA polymerase sigma factor RpoD, which produces MTQANDVLDTPYQLEAPDQPETDLESYDGEFNLEDLADQDDPLEPQADEDEAKAGKPRSTRRRAQTKRKHYTEDSIRLYLQEIGRIRLLRADEEIELARKIADLLELERVRERLMDQLDREPYDEEWANAVNMPFPAFRYRLHLGRRAKDKMVQSNLRLVVSIAKKYMNRGLSFQDLIQEGSLGLIRAAEKFDHEKGYKFSTYATWWIRQAITRAIADQSRTIRLPVHLYETISRIKKTTKLLSQEMGRKPTEEEIATRMEMTIEKLRFIAKSAQLPISLETPIGKEEDSRLGDFIESDGETPEDQVSKNLLREDLESVLDTLSPRERDVLRLRYGLDDGRMKTLEEIGQIFNVTRERIRQIEAKALRKLRHPNRNSVLKEYIR; this is translated from the coding sequence AGCTGATCAGGATGATCCGTTGGAACCCCAAGCTGATGAAGATGAGGCGAAGGCTGGGAAGCCGCGTTCCACCCGTCGTCGTGCCCAGACCAAGCGCAAACACTACACAGAAGACTCCATCCGTCTCTATTTGCAAGAAATTGGTCGCATTCGCCTCTTGCGCGCCGATGAGGAAATTGAGTTGGCGCGCAAGATTGCTGACTTACTAGAACTGGAACGGGTTCGGGAGCGGTTGATGGATCAACTCGATCGGGAGCCCTACGATGAGGAGTGGGCCAATGCCGTAAATATGCCCTTCCCAGCGTTTCGCTACCGTCTGCACTTAGGTCGGCGTGCCAAGGACAAAATGGTGCAGTCCAACCTCCGTTTGGTGGTTTCCATTGCCAAAAAATATATGAATCGGGGGCTGTCGTTCCAAGATTTGATCCAGGAAGGAAGTCTGGGGTTAATTCGGGCGGCTGAGAAGTTTGATCACGAAAAGGGCTACAAGTTCTCTACCTACGCCACTTGGTGGATTCGTCAGGCCATTACCCGGGCGATCGCCGATCAATCCCGCACCATTCGCCTGCCAGTGCACCTCTATGAGACCATCTCTCGCATTAAGAAAACGACAAAGTTGCTGTCTCAAGAAATGGGCCGTAAGCCCACGGAGGAAGAGATCGCCACTCGCATGGAAATGACCATTGAGAAGCTGCGATTTATCGCCAAATCTGCCCAATTACCTATTTCCCTGGAAACCCCCATTGGCAAGGAAGAAGATTCGCGCCTGGGTGACTTTATTGAATCCGATGGCGAAACTCCCGAGGATCAGGTGTCGAAAAACCTGCTGCGGGAAGATTTGGAAAGTGTTTTGGATACGCTGAGTCCTCGGGAGCGGGATGTCCTACGCCTCCGCTATGGTCTTGATGACGGACGGATGAAAACCTTGGAAGAAATTGGTCAAATCTTCAACGTCACCCGGGAACGTATTCGTCAGATTGAGGCCAAGGCTCTGCGCAAGTTGCGCCATCCCAACCGCAACAGTGTCTTGAAGGAATACATCCGCTAG
- a CDS encoding ATP-binding protein, which translates to MIAISLGSTGRNWSTVSFASTLYLCPVLDLLLSGIPERWQPEIRLGLQEALVNAAKHGNNLDPSKTVLVRYSVKEGTCWWVISDQGGGFDPPECWRGHGTCSLPQAEQESGRGLYILHQIFDQVHWNQADRELRLCKQVTRFSRLPLLY; encoded by the coding sequence GTGATTGCCATCTCCCTAGGTTCGACGGGGCGAAACTGGAGTACGGTTAGTTTTGCTTCCACCTTGTACCTCTGCCCGGTTCTAGACTTGCTGCTCTCTGGAATTCCAGAACGCTGGCAACCTGAAATCAGATTAGGCTTACAAGAAGCCTTGGTGAACGCTGCCAAACATGGCAACAACCTTGATCCCAGCAAGACGGTGCTGGTTCGTTATTCGGTTAAAGAAGGAACTTGCTGGTGGGTGATCTCAGATCAGGGAGGGGGATTTGACCCACCCGAATGCTGGAGGGGTCACGGTACCTGTAGTCTGCCCCAAGCAGAACAAGAATCAGGACGGGGTCTGTACATTCTTCACCAGATTTTTGACCAAGTTCACTGGAACCAAGCCGATCGAGAGTTACGACTCTGTAAACAAGTGACGCGCTTTTCCCGACTGCCGCTACTTTACTAA
- a CDS encoding DUF6439 family protein, whose protein sequence is MTIDSTTVRPDRLVAELSALEVAQVLAERLMITDRDWHRLKSNRQARAQEQAATALVFLLSTQPEEALLRLQQACGWLDRSLSAPPCPTHGHKQPTPHSDHRSLEAG, encoded by the coding sequence ATGACCATTGATTCCACCACCGTTCGGCCAGATCGTCTGGTTGCAGAACTCAGTGCCCTCGAAGTGGCCCAAGTATTAGCAGAGCGATTAATGATTACGGATCGGGACTGGCACCGATTGAAGTCCAATCGTCAGGCACGCGCCCAAGAACAGGCTGCAACCGCCTTGGTTTTCTTGCTGAGTACCCAACCAGAGGAAGCCCTGTTGCGACTGCAACAAGCTTGTGGATGGCTCGATCGCTCCCTTTCTGCGCCCCCTTGCCCCACCCACGGTCACAAGCAACCAACACCGCACTCCGATCATCGCTCCCTGGAAGCAGGCTAG
- a CDS encoding B12-binding domain-containing radical SAM protein, whose amino-acid sequence MTHDLQSFEQSVPERTGDRVPYRPRNHRNVLCIFPKYSRSFGTFHHAYPLMGRVRAFMPPQGILLVAAYLPQEWNVRFVDENIRPTTRADYQWADVVIVSGMHIQRPQMNQINTLAHRFSKITVIGGPSVSGCPEYYPDFDILHLGELGDATDQMIEYLDQQVERPPQQLRFETQERLPLDQFPVPAYHLLNLNQYFIASVQFSSGCPYRCEFCDIPELYGRNPRLKAPEQVLRELDAMLESGNPGAVYFVDDNFVGNRRAVTELLPHLVRWQKQNGYPLQFACEATLNLAQSPKLLELMREAYFTTVFCGIETPETEALQSISKDHNLSMPILDAVKILNRYGMEVVSGIILGLDTDTPETADRILDFIRISNIPMLTINVLQALPRTPLWRRLEQAGRLVSEEGRESNVEFLMPYEQVIEMWRRCITTAYEPEFLYQRFAYNVEHTYANRIIVPNSPARVSWTNIRRGLMLLGNILLRVGLLSDYRQTFWQMAAPALKTGKIEQVIKIGLTAHHLIKFSQECARGEESASFYSQKLRQSQQSQVEALQR is encoded by the coding sequence ATGACTCATGACCTGCAATCCTTTGAGCAGTCAGTGCCGGAACGTACTGGCGATCGCGTCCCCTATCGTCCCCGAAATCATCGAAACGTCCTCTGCATTTTTCCAAAATACAGCCGTTCCTTTGGAACCTTTCACCATGCCTATCCCTTGATGGGTCGGGTTCGGGCTTTTATGCCGCCCCAGGGAATTCTACTGGTTGCTGCCTATCTGCCCCAAGAATGGAACGTCCGCTTCGTTGATGAAAACATTCGCCCGACCACTCGTGCAGACTACCAATGGGCGGATGTGGTGATTGTTAGTGGGATGCATATCCAGCGTCCCCAAATGAATCAAATCAATACCCTCGCCCATCGCTTTAGCAAGATTACAGTGATCGGCGGCCCTTCTGTTTCCGGCTGTCCGGAATACTACCCGGACTTCGATATTTTGCACTTAGGGGAGTTGGGAGATGCCACCGATCAAATGATTGAGTATCTTGATCAGCAGGTCGAGCGCCCCCCGCAACAACTGCGATTTGAGACCCAAGAACGTCTGCCCCTCGACCAGTTTCCAGTTCCGGCCTACCACTTACTCAACCTCAACCAGTATTTTATTGCCAGTGTGCAATTCTCTAGCGGTTGTCCTTACCGCTGTGAATTTTGTGATATTCCGGAACTTTACGGCCGTAATCCCCGCCTGAAGGCACCGGAACAGGTATTGCGGGAATTAGATGCCATGCTGGAGTCGGGCAACCCCGGTGCGGTTTACTTTGTGGATGACAACTTCGTCGGCAACCGCCGTGCGGTGACGGAGTTATTGCCTCACCTCGTCCGCTGGCAAAAACAAAACGGGTATCCACTCCAATTTGCCTGCGAAGCCACCCTCAATCTCGCTCAAAGCCCGAAGCTTCTAGAGCTGATGCGAGAAGCCTACTTTACAACGGTGTTTTGTGGAATTGAGACCCCTGAAACAGAGGCGCTGCAGTCGATCTCCAAAGACCATAATCTCAGTATGCCGATTCTGGACGCGGTGAAGATCCTGAACCGCTATGGCATGGAGGTGGTTTCGGGAATCATTTTAGGACTGGATACCGACACACCAGAAACCGCCGATCGCATCCTCGATTTCATCCGGATTTCTAATATCCCCATGTTGACCATCAATGTCCTGCAAGCCCTACCGCGTACCCCCCTGTGGCGGCGACTGGAACAGGCAGGACGTCTGGTGTCAGAGGAAGGACGAGAGTCCAATGTCGAATTTTTGATGCCCTATGAGCAAGTGATTGAAATGTGGCGGCGTTGTATTACCACAGCCTACGAGCCAGAGTTTCTCTATCAGCGGTTTGCTTACAACGTCGAGCATACCTATGCCAACCGTATCATCGTTCCCAACAGTCCCGCCCGGGTTTCCTGGACCAATATTCGTCGGGGGCTGATGCTATTGGGTAACATTCTCCTACGAGTGGGGCTGTTGAGTGACTATCGCCAGACGTTCTGGCAGATGGCTGCCCCCGCCCTGAAAACTGGCAAGATTGAACAGGTGATCAAGATAGGTCTGACCGCCCATCATCTGATTAAATTTTCCCAGGAGTGCGCTAGAGGGGAGGAGTCAGCCTCCTTCTACTCTCAGAAGCTGCGGCAATCTCAGCAGTCTCAAGTGGAAGCGTTACAGAGATAG